A single window of Zea mays cultivar B73 chromosome 10, Zm-B73-REFERENCE-NAM-5.0, whole genome shotgun sequence DNA harbors:
- the LOC103641894 gene encoding uncharacterized protein — MSTPRHRLVTASPSLRFLGLLKQPDHASAQDLELDERDVVWSSSSSSSSSAASSPSPSSSPSPAASLRRPVSASSSRHFPAGSMGLSALLADDHHHQRAPTAPVPVVARPERQQQQRAPQPYHRSAPVAVPAWPKAMQPVTDRRRREAELLQAAPDDGYDDGEPVVPPHEMAARRAAAAASVMEGVGRTLKGRDLRRVRNAVWRTTGFLDL, encoded by the coding sequence ATGTCCACGCCCCGCCACCGCCTGGTCACCGCCTCCCCGTCCCTCCGCTTCCTCGGCCTGCTCAAGCAACCCGACCATGCCAGCGCCCAGGACCTGGAGCTCGACGAGCGCGACGTCGTctggtcctcctcctcctcctcctcctccagcgCGGCCTCCTCGCCCTCGCCTTCCTCCTCGCCGTCCCCGGCCGCCAGCCTCCGGAGGCCGGTCTCCGCGTCGTCCTCCCGCCACTTCCCCGCGGGCAGCATGGGGCTGTCCGCGCTGCTCGCCGACGACCACCACCACCAGCGCGCGCCCACCGCGCCCGTCCCCGTCGTCGCGCGCCCGGAGAGACAGCAGCAGCAGCGCGCCCCGCAGCCGTACCACCGCTCGGCTCCCGTCGCCGTGCCGGCCTGGCCCAAGGCGATGCAGCCGGTGACGGACAGGCGCCGCCGGGAAGCGGAGCTGCTGCAGGCCGCGCCCGACGACGGTTACGATGACGGCGAGCCCGTGGTGCCGCCGCACGAGATGGCCGCGCGCcgcgccgcggcggcggcgtcggTGATGGAAGGCGTCGGCCGCACGCTCAAGGGCCGCGACCTCCGCCGCGTGCGCAACGCCGTCTGGCGCACCACCGGCTTCCTCGACCTGTGA
- the LOC100283218 gene encoding cysteine-type endopeptidase/ ubiquitin thiolesterase, with translation MLPGGGGEEWKRRGAPAGEDAADADADAATSASAASLNDLCATAAAGAPAPFPTAAAWAVAALLAVGLGVGALVLAVVRSPALLVVAVLLAASVAAFLLWNAAAAASGHALRRFVDGLQASSLRVAADGQLVKITGFVSCGDISLISSYEKVENCVYTSTILRKCARWGSMTLNPWNRCSKWKLAHAERFAADFYVADAKSGRRALVKAGHHSKVVPLIDENLLVTTSRGTELSSTLEHWLEERNLSSEEAQIIRLEEGYIREGMRLSVVGVLSKKNGDAVILPPLEPQSTGFVLLSCLLPSYFDGIVLRLAAVPNSGVS, from the exons ATGCTTCCGGGGGGCGGCGGCGAGGAATGGAAGCGACGCGGCGCCCCCGCCGGCGAGGACgccgccgacgccgacgccgacgctGCCACCtcggcgtcggcggcgtcgctgaACGACCTCTGCGCCACCGCCGCGGCGGGGGCGCCCGCGCCGTTCCCGACGGCGGCTGCGTGGGCGGTCGCCGCGCTGCTCGCGGTGGGCCTCGGGGTCGGCGCCCTCGTCCTCGCCGTCGTGCGCAGCCCGGCGCTGCTCGTGGTGGCGGTCCTCCTCGCGGCGTCCGTGGCGGCGTTCCTCCTGTGGAATGCCGCGGCCGCGGCGTCGGGCCACGCGCTGCGCCGGTTCGTGGACGGGCTCCAGGCCTCCAGCCTCCGCGTTGCGGCCGATGGCCAGCTCGTCAAGATCACCGGA TTTGTTTcatgcggcgacatttcactgatATCTTCATACGAGAAGGTTGAGAATTGTGTATACACATCTACTATTTTGAGAAAATGTGCTAGATGGGGTTCCATGACACTAAATCCTTGGAATCGATGTTCCAAGTGGAAATTAGCACATGCCGAG AGGTTCGCTGCTGATTTCTACGTAGCGGATGCAAAATCAGGTAGGAGGGCCTTGGTGAAAGCTGGGCACCACTCAAAGGTCGTGCCGCTGATCGACGAGAACCTCCTGGTGACAACAAGCAGGGGCACCGAGTTATCTTCCACTCTAGAGCACTGGCTCGAAGAAAGGAACCTTTCTTCCGAAGAAGCCCAGATTATCCGTCTAGAGGAAGG GTATATCAGAGAAGGGATGCGGTTGAGCGTGGTTGGAGTGCTGAGCAAGAAGAACGGGGATGCCGTGATACTTCCTCCGCTGGAGCCTCAATCGACGGGCTTTGTGTTGCTGTCGTGTCTCCTCCCGTCATATTTCGACGGGATAGTGCTGAGACTGGCCGCCGTGCCGAACTCGGGCGTCTCATGA